The region GGATTTTTATCTTTTTGTTCCTTAAGTAGATTATCGCGAGCCATACATACTTTGTCGCGGTCTAAAATCCTATTTTCATAACTAGTCAATGATGCCCTTCCATGGATTCACCTATATACGCCGCAGCTAAAGTAGCGAAAATAAGAGCTTGAATACCGCTTGTAAATAATCCAAGGAACATAATAGGGATAGGAACTACTAAAGGTACTAACGAAACAAGAACAACAACTACTAATTCATCCGCTAATATATTTCCGAAAAGTCGAAAACTAAGTGATAAGGGTTTTGTGAAATCTTCTAAGATGTTAATCGGTAAAAGGATTGGCGTTGGTTGGATGTATTTACCAAAATAGGCCAATCCTTTTTTTGAAATACCCGCATAGAAATAGGCTACTGACATAAGTAAAGCTAATGCAACAGTAGTATTTATATCATTTGTGGGTGCAGCTAACTCTCCATGAGGAAACTTTATAATTTTCCAAGGCAAAAGGGCCCCTGACCAATTCGAAACAAAAATAAATAGAAACAGAGTTCCAATAAACGGAACCCATGAACCATATTCTTCTCCAATCTGAGTTTTGCTCACGTCTCGAATGAATTCAAGGACATATTCAAAGAAATTCTGACCAGATGTGGGAATAGTTTGCGGATTTCTAACAACTAGAATGGTTGAAATTAATAAGATAGCAATTACAACCCAAGAGGTAATAAGTACTTGAGCATGCACTTGAAAATCCCCTATTTGCCAATAGAAATGTTGACCTACTTCCACAACCGATATATCATAGAATATGTTTAATGTGTTGATGTAACAAAATAGAACATTCATATTGCCCTGTCCtctaaaataaaaaaatataactTGAAAGGGAATTATTTTGATTCAACCATTTCCTTATTTTACTTTGATTTTCTATTTTGAATACCTACTAATCACAAAATATTTCTTTTTACACAATTTTGTAATGCTATAATACCCCATTCCAAAAATCTATGACCGCCCAACCAAATCTAAAAATGGATTTATCTTATTATTAATCAATAATTTCGTATAGAGCTAGAACGACCCTCACAAATTGCAAAAACTAATTTGTTAAGAATTAATCGGATGGAAGCTATAGCATCATCATTAGCCGGAATCGACATATCTGCAAGATCTGGGTCACAATTTGTATCGATTAAACAAATCGTTGGAATTCCTAAAGTGATACATTCTTGAAGAGCCGTATATTCTTTTTGCTGATCAACGATTATTACAATATCAAGTAACCCTATCATATATTTGATACCGCCTAGATATGTTTCGAAATGAGATAATTGCCTCTTCAACATAGCCGCATCTCTTTTTGGAAGAGAGTTCAGTTTCCCCGTCTTTTGCTCCGTTCTCAAGTCCCTGAACTTACCAAGTCTCGTTTCTGTAGTATACCAAATCGTTAACATACCTCGGAGCCATTTTTTATTAACATAATGACATCGAGCTCTTATTGCAGCCCGTGTTACTGAATCGACTGCTTTTTTTTGTACCAACAATTAAAAATTGTTTTCCTTTGCTTGCTGCATCAAAAGCCAAATCACAAGCTTCTAATAAAAAACGAGCAGTTTTAGTAAGATTTGTAATATGAATACCTTTACGTTTTGCCGATATAAAAGGTGTCATTCAAGGATTCCATTTCCTAGTATCATGGCCAAAATGAACCCCAGCTTCCATCATCTCTTTAAGGGGATGAGTCGCGCTTTTAGGAAGCATTTAATCCTATATTTGTAATGTATCACATAAATTCTTTGAAATTAGCAAAATCAAATAATTTTCTGTGATGGAACAAAAGATTTCTAATTTCTACTTCGAATAATTTTTTTTTCCGGGTAATCTTGTTATGTTGCCTTGACCGTGAATGGTACATTATTCTTTTGAATCCGGTACCAACGGGTATCATTCTCCCTAAAACAACATTCTCTTTAAGACCTTTCAACCAATCAATACGACCCCGAAGAGCGGCTTTTGCTAAAACTCTAGCAGTTTCTTGAAAACTCGCTTCGGATATGAAACTTTGAGTATTCAGAGATGTTTTTGTTACTCCCAATAATAAAGCTCTGTAACAAATTGCttcattggaaagctgggatgatgtacatcatccctataccatccattttcactctaaatttccatggtgtgagaaatcagaagttgaaaaatctggtgttcatcatgaactcaatggatttcaaaaattgaatgcataaacatgatgcctctattgagaggacttcagccaacacaagatctaAGCCAATAAGTCAAaggatgatgagattcgaagaaaataccagttgaagagtaagcttgagttctggaaacttgagctcgaaTCCTTGCTTTCTTTaccaaaacagaagatcagtgagatgaatgatgaaggtttagaagctctagatccaaggattcaaccagatgtagttgaattttggatctgaaaaaattTGAGAAAATGAGCTAGCTTCTTTAGTAatggctatggagagaattctgcagcatttcagggTGAACCAGGGTGTGAAATTTGAATggcatagggtctctatttatagagggaaaggcaagggaatgatgaaatgatccgtgtgcatgaacttggataccacttgcatgggcttgcatgatcatgcgcaaggcccaaaaacaatgccaaatgcaggctgagttcaaatgccaaaggtttggacgtgtaatttgctctgaattggcttgtgcaacaagatttcatgtgcattccataattttgacctaaacattcatctcttcgaaaataccattttgaAAATCCACacataggcatatgggtaatggttggaaaggtatttgtataaggaacaaatgttatgttggacaaaaactcatttgaagtgtggaaatatatgaaatttgagtttaaagtgtgatgtgcaaaacatgtcaatgcaaggtttctaaatttggccaatgttcaagcccttctgttttgatgatacaagcttcaaatgaaaaaacctctaacataaaagttgtagatatcttcaagacaatcaaaatggacttaaatattgcataatttggatttttgatgaaagagttatgggcacttgaagttggatttttttgccttttaatgcatttggcccaaaaggacctataatgtcttgcattatcacatgtatttcctttgagattttgaaattttgttcaacataacatttgaagtagacatcttaagctttccaattcatttaatcccacctcaaaatcataaaaaatgaatgagttatgtccttgggaagttgacccaaaattagggtttcaatcaaaatgacctataatgtattggaatgacagatggccttccaaacttcaaatcaatttttgatgaacattaaagttgttcatattgttcttaaaAACACgtttgcttttggaaccatctccatttgaccaacacataaaaagttaggtctcaatgcatttcaaaatagttagatgaattgactgatcaacttctcaagtccatgactcatatctggatgagttgatgattaaggacactcaaataagttcaaatatgaattaaatgatgaattaaagaacttcccttgattgtatttgatcatgggctgaggttgcttcaggagcaaggcattgtggtgcacagatgaattagggttttcttgaagaacaagacctcaagccctttgacttgctttgatcaaaatgatgaattgaggtactagggaggcatatttgatggatgagagctttgggaaccattaccatgcttgctttcatctcctcttgaccatgtctttgtaccaatgatctccttgaagcttttgaccttgtgattgctcaagctacaaacacaa is a window of Lathyrus oleraceus cultivar Zhongwan6 chromosome 6, CAAS_Psat_ZW6_1.0, whole genome shotgun sequence DNA encoding:
- the LOC127096788 gene encoding ATP synthase subunit a, chloroplastic; translated protein: MNVLFCYINTLNIFYDISVVEVGQHFYWQIGDFQVHAQVLITSWVVIAILLISTILVVRNPQTIPTSGQNFFEYVLEFIRDVSKTQIGEEYGSWVPFIGTLFLFIFVSNWSGALLPWKIIKFPHGELAAPTNDINTTVALALLMSVAYFYAGISKKGLAYFGKYIQPTPILLPINILEDFTKPLSLSFRLFGNILADELVVVVLVSLVPLVVPIPIMFLGLFTSGIQALIFATLAAAYIGESMEGHH